The Pantoea nemavictus genome includes a region encoding these proteins:
- a CDS encoding divergent polysaccharide deacetylase family protein, giving the protein MFQPFKLSAALCGLFMTLSAHAGKLSIVIDDFGYRPVEENKVLQMPTAISVAVLPNAPHARAMATKAHQGGREVLIHLPMAPLSKQPLEKDTLTPEMSSAEIERIIREASSKVPYAVGLNNHMGSKMTSSLPGMQKVMQVLNHYNYYFLDSMTIGNSQSIPAAQGTNVKVLKRRVFLDDSQNEAAIRTQFTRAVKLAQRDGYAIAIGHPHPTTVRVLQQMLPSLPADITLVRPSQLLNEPLHHGSTSSPAKNLPLPDSRFRAPGVCKAGKPLPPVPQSYAVELVSGSIAQSQLVKSLKLLF; this is encoded by the coding sequence TTGTTTCAACCCTTTAAGCTCTCGGCCGCCCTGTGCGGCCTGTTTATGACACTTTCCGCCCATGCGGGCAAACTCTCCATCGTGATCGATGACTTTGGTTACCGGCCGGTTGAAGAGAATAAAGTGCTGCAGATGCCTACGGCAATTTCTGTTGCGGTATTGCCCAATGCGCCACATGCGCGCGCGATGGCCACAAAGGCGCATCAGGGCGGCCGCGAAGTGCTGATCCATCTGCCAATGGCTCCACTCAGTAAACAGCCGCTGGAGAAGGACACGCTGACGCCGGAGATGAGCAGCGCCGAGATCGAGCGCATCATTCGTGAAGCCAGTAGCAAAGTGCCCTACGCGGTTGGGCTGAATAATCACATGGGCAGTAAAATGACCTCCAGCCTGCCCGGCATGCAGAAAGTGATGCAGGTGCTCAATCACTACAACTATTACTTTCTCGATAGCATGACGATTGGTAACAGCCAGTCGATTCCGGCAGCGCAAGGCACAAACGTTAAAGTGCTGAAACGTCGGGTATTCCTCGATGATAGCCAGAACGAAGCCGCCATCCGCACGCAATTCACCCGCGCAGTGAAGCTGGCACAGCGCGATGGTTATGCCATCGCCATTGGTCATCCGCATCCTACAACGGTGCGCGTACTGCAGCAGATGTTGCCGTCCTTACCCGCCGATATTACGCTGGTGCGCCCAAGTCAGCTGCTGAATGAGCCGCTGCATCACGGCTCAACCTCGTCGCCTGCTAAAAACCTACCACTACCAGATTCACGTTTCCGCGCGCCGGGCGTGTGTAAGGCTGGCAAGCCGTTGCCGCCGGTGCCACAGAGCTATGCTGTTGAGTTGGTCAGTGGAAGTATTGCGCAGAGCCAGCTGGTTAAGTCCTTAAAACTGCTCTTTTGA
- a CDS encoding glycine C-acetyltransferase, whose protein sequence is MSSQFYSQIRQQLETTRHDGLFKQERTITSAQQAEINVANSPPVINFCANNYLGLANHPALIQAAKDGMDSHGFGMASVRFICGTQDIHQQLEHKLAEFLGMEDAILFSSCFDANGGLFETLLSAEDAIISDALNHASIIDGVRLCKAQRYRYANNDMRELRARLQEARDKGARHILIATDGVFSMDGVIANLQGICDLADEFDALVMVDDSHAVGFVGSAGRGTHEYCGVMDRVDILTGTLGKALGGASGGYVAAKKEVVEWLRQRSRPYLFSNSLAPAIVAASLRVLELLSEGDGLRQRLWENARFFREQMTAAGFTLAGADHAIIPVMLGDAKVAQQFASLLQQESIYVTGFFYPVVPQGQARIRTQISAGHTQAQLEHAVAAFTRIGQQLGVIA, encoded by the coding sequence ATGTCCAGTCAGTTTTATTCGCAAATTCGTCAACAGCTTGAGACAACACGTCACGACGGATTGTTCAAACAAGAACGCACCATCACGTCGGCGCAGCAGGCGGAAATTAACGTCGCTAACAGTCCGCCCGTTATCAACTTTTGCGCCAATAACTATTTGGGTTTAGCTAATCATCCGGCATTAATCCAGGCGGCAAAAGACGGCATGGATTCACACGGCTTCGGCATGGCCTCAGTGCGCTTTATCTGCGGCACGCAAGACATCCACCAGCAGCTCGAGCACAAGTTAGCCGAATTCCTTGGTATGGAAGACGCCATTCTGTTTTCCTCCTGCTTTGATGCCAACGGCGGCCTGTTTGAAACGCTGCTCAGCGCGGAAGACGCGATTATTTCGGATGCACTCAATCATGCATCGATCATTGATGGCGTGCGTCTGTGCAAAGCGCAGCGCTATCGTTATGCCAACAATGACATGCGCGAACTGCGCGCACGCTTGCAGGAAGCACGCGACAAAGGCGCGCGTCATATCCTAATCGCCACCGACGGCGTGTTTTCTATGGATGGCGTGATTGCCAATCTGCAGGGGATTTGCGATCTGGCGGATGAGTTCGATGCACTGGTGATGGTTGATGATTCGCATGCAGTGGGCTTTGTCGGCTCGGCCGGGCGCGGCACGCACGAATATTGCGGCGTGATGGACCGCGTCGACATCCTGACCGGCACGCTGGGCAAAGCGCTGGGCGGCGCATCCGGTGGTTATGTGGCAGCGAAGAAAGAGGTTGTGGAATGGCTACGCCAGCGCTCGCGCCCTTACCTGTTCTCCAACTCACTGGCGCCGGCGATTGTGGCTGCCTCGCTGCGCGTGCTGGAGTTACTGAGCGAAGGCGATGGTTTACGCCAGCGACTCTGGGAAAACGCGCGCTTCTTCCGCGAACAAATGACCGCCGCCGGTTTCACACTGGCTGGAGCCGACCACGCCATCATTCCCGTGATGCTGGGCGATGCCAAAGTGGCGCAGCAATTCGCCAGCCTGTTACAGCAGGAAAGCATTTACGTCACCGGTTTCTTCTATCCGGTGGTGCCGCAAGGCCAGGCGCGTATCCGTACACAAATTTCGGCCGGACATACACAGGCACAGCTGGAACACGCAGTTGCCGCCTTTACGCGCATTGGTCAGCAGCTGGGCGTTATCGCTTAA
- a CDS encoding glycosyltransferase yields the protein MRKKILLLDTGREWGGGTNSMLELLKRIDRQKFDITCCFYNNYSRGNRETIESILSSVGIPVVFITQCRQPKWAKISKELLRTLFIFNRSLKKEMIGRIDEKWRVLPNAHHISSILQAGQYDALYMNNQPSTNVEGYRAAQGLRVALIQHCRIEPQLSSGLVKMVNERVDAIIAVSHGVNQTLRQSGVDAQRCFTVSNAIDIHQALPSREEVRERFAYPPDTFIFGSIGSLITRKANHHIFQALSLFKRAHPDAKWKMVVVGSGPEHENLIQLARKENIETHIVFTGFQNNPLDYLAAFDAFILASRSEGLPRVVLEAMLVKTAVIGSNVVGTAELINHDETGLIFEYGEIDQLSAHLTALWQDTSLRQRLINTAQIRVRESYAIENYVAGVERILDESIEKRLAV from the coding sequence ATGAGAAAAAAGATCCTGCTACTGGATACCGGTCGCGAATGGGGCGGTGGCACCAACAGTATGCTTGAGTTGCTCAAGCGCATTGATCGTCAGAAGTTTGATATCACCTGCTGTTTTTATAACAATTATTCTCGCGGCAACAGAGAAACAATTGAGTCAATTTTAAGTTCAGTTGGCATTCCTGTTGTATTTATCACCCAATGCCGTCAGCCGAAATGGGCGAAAATCAGTAAAGAGTTACTGCGCACACTATTTATTTTCAACCGTTCCCTGAAGAAAGAGATGATAGGTCGGATTGATGAAAAATGGCGTGTGTTACCCAATGCCCATCACATATCGTCAATTTTGCAGGCCGGGCAATATGACGCGCTGTATATGAATAATCAACCCAGCACTAATGTTGAAGGCTATCGCGCCGCTCAGGGTTTACGGGTTGCACTTATTCAGCACTGCCGCATTGAGCCGCAATTGAGTTCGGGATTAGTTAAAATGGTGAATGAACGCGTTGATGCCATTATTGCCGTTTCCCATGGTGTGAATCAAACACTGCGCCAGAGTGGCGTTGATGCGCAGCGTTGTTTTACTGTCTCGAACGCTATCGATATCCATCAGGCGTTGCCGAGTCGTGAGGAAGTACGCGAGCGTTTTGCTTATCCGCCTGATACGTTCATTTTTGGTTCAATTGGTTCACTTATTACGCGCAAAGCGAACCATCATATTTTCCAGGCGCTAAGCCTATTCAAGCGCGCTCATCCTGATGCCAAATGGAAAATGGTGGTGGTAGGATCTGGACCTGAGCATGAAAACCTCATTCAACTTGCACGTAAAGAGAATATTGAGACGCATATTGTTTTTACTGGCTTTCAAAACAATCCGTTGGACTATCTTGCTGCATTCGATGCCTTTATTCTCGCCTCGCGAAGTGAAGGCTTACCACGCGTCGTACTTGAAGCAATGCTGGTAAAAACGGCTGTTATCGGCTCAAATGTGGTGGGAACCGCAGAGTTAATTAATCACGACGAGACAGGGTTAATTTTTGAATACGGCGAAATTGATCAATTAAGCGCTCACCTCACCGCCCTATGGCAAGACACAAGTTTACGTCAGCGTTTGATCAACACCGCACAGATACGCGTTCGCGAAAGCTACGCCATCGAGAACTATGTTGCAGGTGTTGAAAGGATTTTGGATGAGAGTATTGAAAAACGGTTAGCTGTTTAG
- the tdh gene encoding L-threonine 3-dehydrogenase, which translates to MKALAKLKAEEGIWMVNDAPIPEPGHNDLLIKIRKTAICGTDVHIYNWDDWSRKTIPVPMITGHEYVGEVVGMGQEVKGFAIGDRVSGEGHITCGHCRNCRAGRTHLCRNTVGVGVNRQGCFAEYLVIPAFNAFKIPDNISDELAAIFDPFGNAVHTALSFDLVGEDVLISGAGPIGIMAAAVCKHVGARHVVITDINEYRLELARKMGVTRAVNVAQENLRDVMAELGMTEGFDVGLEMSGAPPAFRTLLDVMNHGGRIALLGIPPGEMSIDWNQVIFKGLFIKGIYGREMFETWYKMAALVQSGLDLTPIITHRYHIDAFQQGFDEMRSGRSGKVVLSWD; encoded by the coding sequence ATGAAAGCACTCGCCAAATTAAAAGCTGAAGAAGGCATCTGGATGGTCAACGACGCACCGATTCCGGAGCCGGGCCACAATGACCTGCTGATTAAGATCCGCAAAACCGCCATCTGCGGCACCGACGTGCACATCTATAACTGGGACGACTGGTCACGCAAAACCATTCCGGTACCGATGATCACCGGACACGAATATGTGGGTGAAGTGGTGGGCATGGGGCAGGAAGTGAAAGGTTTTGCCATTGGCGATCGCGTCTCCGGTGAAGGCCACATCACCTGCGGTCATTGCCGTAACTGCCGTGCGGGACGCACCCATTTATGCCGCAATACGGTCGGTGTCGGCGTCAATCGTCAGGGCTGCTTCGCCGAATATCTGGTGATCCCGGCTTTTAATGCTTTCAAGATTCCCGACAATATCTCTGATGAGCTGGCGGCCATTTTCGATCCCTTTGGCAATGCGGTTCACACCGCGCTGTCGTTTGATTTAGTCGGTGAAGATGTACTGATTTCCGGTGCCGGCCCGATTGGTATTATGGCGGCGGCGGTGTGTAAGCACGTCGGCGCACGCCATGTGGTGATCACCGATATCAATGAATATCGCCTCGAGCTGGCGCGTAAAATGGGCGTAACGCGTGCGGTTAATGTGGCGCAGGAGAATCTGCGTGACGTGATGGCCGAACTTGGCATGACCGAAGGCTTTGATGTTGGACTGGAAATGTCCGGTGCGCCACCCGCGTTTCGTACCTTGCTGGACGTCATGAACCACGGCGGCCGCATCGCGCTGCTGGGAATTCCACCGGGCGAAATGTCCATTGACTGGAATCAGGTGATCTTTAAGGGGTTATTCATCAAAGGCATTTACGGCCGTGAGATGTTTGAAACCTGGTACAAAATGGCCGCACTGGTACAGTCTGGCCTCGATCTAACGCCAATCATTACCCATCGTTATCACATTGATGCGTTCCAACAGGGCTTTGATGAGATGCGTTCGGGGCGATCCGGCAAAGTGGTATTGAGCTGGGATTAA